A genome region from Neptunomonas japonica JAMM 1380 includes the following:
- a CDS encoding ThiF family adenylyltransferase has product MNTYYETAVCRNLGLVNPDEQQKLLSSRVAVAGLGGLGGINLLTLVRMGIGAFNIADLDEFSAANSNRQIGATSSTVDRKKTEVLAEMAKDIHPSLSMQVFNEGVQPENVHAFLKDVDVVVDSIDFFQMEARRLLHKTARELKIPVVFSAPLGFSGTLHVFTADSMSFDEYFDINDDMDNYTKLVAFAVGLCPRGTHWKYMDSSKVDLTSQSGPSLSSACNIASGLLTTEALCLLLNRDERQVKAAPHYTQFDPYRRIYRTGRLHFGNRGPIQKLKRWLVARQFRDQADALNQK; this is encoded by the coding sequence ATGAACACGTACTACGAAACAGCTGTTTGCAGAAACCTCGGTCTTGTAAACCCAGACGAACAACAAAAATTACTCTCAAGCCGCGTTGCTGTCGCCGGCTTAGGAGGACTTGGCGGAATAAACCTACTTACTTTAGTTAGAATGGGCATTGGTGCATTTAATATAGCTGACCTAGACGAGTTTTCTGCCGCTAATTCTAATAGACAAATTGGTGCAACGAGCAGTACTGTTGATCGCAAGAAAACAGAAGTCCTAGCTGAAATGGCTAAAGATATACACCCATCGCTATCCATGCAGGTTTTTAATGAAGGGGTTCAACCTGAAAACGTACACGCTTTTTTGAAAGACGTTGACGTAGTTGTTGATAGTATCGATTTTTTTCAAATGGAAGCAAGGCGCTTACTCCATAAAACTGCGAGAGAACTAAAAATTCCAGTTGTATTTTCAGCACCCCTTGGTTTCTCTGGGACATTACATGTATTCACAGCAGATTCCATGAGTTTTGATGAATACTTTGATATCAATGACGATATGGACAACTACACCAAACTAGTAGCGTTTGCAGTAGGCCTATGCCCTAGAGGCACTCATTGGAAATATATGGACTCATCAAAGGTTGATTTAACTTCACAATCAGGTCCATCCTTATCAAGCGCATGCAATATAGCATCCGGCTTACTCACTACAGAAGCCCTTTGCCTACTACTCAATAGAGACGAGAGACAAGTAAAGGCCGCTCCTCATTACACGCAATTCGACCCTTATCGCAGAATATACCGCACCGGGCGTCTTCATTTTGGTAATCGCGGGCCCATACAAAAGCTAAAAAGGTGGCTAGTAGCACGCCAGTTCAGAGATCAGGCCGACGCGCTGAATCAAAAGTAA
- the pepA gene encoding flocculation-associated PEP-CTERM protein PepA yields MINSAKKMFYPAALAAGVLLSSNAMAFEDFQVTESSVPGAAVNTFTADRIVGGYQEIVTFGAGTFDVSILWTAGQFFDDGVGVASQVGGIGPNTYDMYGLFQASGTFVPNGTGGSLFTFNSGGTLDLLIDADRDNAYSAPLTGDLAWAATGNTADDILLATGEVLSGAGVLDPTLSTCNPGVNCGSFGTSTDFNLTAAGANFFTAPIPFYNVSFQSGQFDNFNVSGTQSIVGSLDAVFNVPEPSVLALFGLGLLGMAGVARRKTKAAA; encoded by the coding sequence ATGATTAATTCAGCTAAGAAGATGTTTTATCCTGCAGCACTAGCCGCAGGCGTATTGTTAAGCTCAAATGCAATGGCATTTGAAGACTTTCAAGTAACTGAGAGTTCAGTTCCTGGCGCTGCAGTAAACACTTTTACTGCTGACCGTATTGTGGGTGGCTATCAGGAAATCGTTACTTTTGGTGCAGGTACATTTGATGTATCTATTCTTTGGACTGCGGGTCAGTTCTTTGATGATGGTGTCGGTGTTGCAAGTCAAGTAGGTGGGATTGGTCCTAACACGTACGATATGTACGGATTGTTCCAAGCAAGCGGTACATTTGTTCCTAATGGTACTGGTGGTTCACTTTTCACCTTTAACAGTGGTGGCACATTAGATCTTTTGATTGATGCGGATAGAGATAATGCTTACTCGGCACCGTTAACGGGTGACTTGGCGTGGGCTGCAACCGGTAACACAGCCGATGATATCTTGCTTGCTACAGGCGAAGTATTAAGCGGTGCGGGTGTTTTAGATCCTACGCTTAGTACATGTAACCCTGGTGTGAACTGTGGTAGCTTCGGTACTAGTACAGATTTCAATCTTACCGCTGCAGGTGCAAATTTCTTTACTGCTCCTATTCCTTTCTATAACGTATCTTTCCAATCAGGACAGTTTGACAACTTCAATGTTTCTGGAACGCAGTCAATCGTAGGTTCTCTGGATGCTGTATTTAATGTTCCTGAGCCAAGTGTTTTAGCGCTGTTTGGTCTAGGTTTGTTGGGTATGGCTGGTGTTGCAAGACGTAAAACTAAAGCAGCAGCTTAA
- a CDS encoding PEP-CTERM/exosortase system-associated acyltransferase produces MKGTLANNFQEYFTVNLAFNNELKKESFRTRFNVYCREFNYEPAEHFPNEEETDEFDSISLHCLIKHKASGKTAGCVRLVPTNVNDPQSLLPFEKHCGESLDSEFIDRLNLDRNEICEISRLAVDGAFRRRANETTDRYGNAQQFQFTDEERRYFPLIAVSAFLASTSLTALSGRTSVFAMMEPFLPRLLKRSGIVFKKAGEDIDYHGIRAPYFIRTESAVENMKPELKELYNAIHNSISQDYAAHIKGSLSK; encoded by the coding sequence ATGAAAGGCACATTAGCTAATAATTTTCAGGAATACTTCACTGTTAACCTAGCCTTCAATAATGAGCTTAAGAAAGAAAGTTTTCGCACACGATTTAATGTCTATTGCAGAGAGTTTAATTACGAACCTGCCGAGCACTTTCCTAATGAAGAAGAAACCGATGAGTTTGACTCTATCTCTCTGCACTGTCTCATTAAACACAAGGCTTCTGGAAAAACAGCTGGCTGCGTTCGACTCGTACCTACTAATGTTAATGACCCCCAATCACTGCTTCCTTTCGAAAAGCATTGCGGCGAAAGCCTCGATTCTGAATTTATAGACAGGCTTAATTTGGACCGAAATGAAATTTGCGAAATTTCCCGCTTAGCCGTGGATGGGGCCTTTAGACGGCGCGCCAACGAGACAACTGACAGATACGGAAATGCTCAACAGTTTCAATTCACTGATGAGGAACGAAGGTATTTTCCCTTAATAGCAGTTTCCGCATTTTTAGCCTCTACTTCACTTACCGCATTATCAGGACGCACAAGTGTTTTCGCTATGATGGAACCATTTCTACCTAGGCTATTAAAAAGATCAGGCATCGTATTTAAAAAAGCAGGCGAGGATATAGACTATCATGGAATAAGGGCTCCATATTTTATTAGAACTGAGTCTGCAGTCGAAAACATGAAGCCTGAACTCAAAGAACTATACAATGCTATTCACAACAGTATAAGCCAAGACTACGCAGCACATATAAAGGGCAGTCTGAGCAAATAA
- a CDS encoding ThiF family adenylyltransferase: MFDYSQAFSRNIGWVTKEEQLQLKNKRVAIGGLGGVGGSHLITLTRLGIGSFTIADLDDFDYPNFNRQYGATLESVGHSKASVMREAVLDINPDLDIKLFDKGISCENLDDFLKDVDVYVDSLDIFALDIRRQVFARCYELGIPAITAAPMGMGTAFLIFLPGKMSFEEYFALEGLSFEDQVIYFIMGVSPTVLQRKYLVDRSSVNFLNEKVPSTAMGIEISAGVACTQVLKLLLGRGDVVSAPRGLHFDAYLNKLKKSWRPFGNRNPLQKIMYSRIKRILDEN; encoded by the coding sequence ATGTTTGATTATTCTCAAGCCTTTTCTAGGAATATAGGATGGGTTACTAAGGAAGAGCAGCTGCAACTAAAAAATAAGCGGGTTGCAATTGGGGGCTTGGGTGGCGTTGGAGGTAGTCATCTAATTACACTGACACGACTTGGTATTGGCTCTTTTACTATTGCTGATTTGGACGACTTTGACTACCCCAATTTTAATAGGCAATACGGTGCTACCTTAGAATCTGTTGGGCATTCGAAAGCTTCTGTGATGCGTGAAGCGGTTCTTGATATCAACCCTGATCTTGATATTAAGTTGTTTGATAAAGGTATTTCCTGCGAGAATTTGGACGACTTTTTAAAGGATGTTGACGTTTATGTCGATAGTTTAGATATTTTTGCCTTAGATATTAGGCGACAAGTTTTTGCTCGATGCTATGAGTTAGGTATACCAGCAATAACAGCGGCCCCTATGGGGATGGGAACTGCATTTTTAATTTTTTTACCTGGGAAAATGAGCTTTGAAGAGTACTTTGCTTTAGAGGGTTTGAGTTTCGAGGACCAGGTTATTTATTTCATCATGGGGGTTTCTCCGACAGTTCTACAAAGGAAGTATCTCGTTGATAGGAGTTCTGTTAATTTTCTCAATGAAAAGGTTCCTTCAACCGCAATGGGTATAGAAATTAGTGCTGGAGTTGCCTGTACGCAAGTGCTCAAGTTGCTGTTGGGTAGGGGGGATGTTGTGTCTGCTCCAAGAGGTCTGCATTTTGATGCTTATCTCAATAAACTAAAGAAAAGCTGGCGTCCTTTTGGTAATCGTAATCCTTTACAGAAAATTATGTATAGCCGCATTAAGAGAATTCTTGATGAAAACTAG
- the pepA gene encoding flocculation-associated PEP-CTERM protein PepA: MIKSAKKMFYPAALAAGVLLSSSAMAFEDFQITESSVPGAAVNTFTADRIVGGYQEIVTFGAGTFDVSILWTAGQFFDDGTGIASQVGGFGPNTYDMYGLFQASGTFVSNGAGGSLFSFNSGGTLDLLIDADKDNAYTAPLTGDLAWTATGNTADDILLATGEVLSGAGVLDPTLSTCGPGVNCGSFGTNTDFNLTDAGKDFFTAPVPFYNVSFQSGQFDQFNVSGTQSIVGSLDAVFNVPEPSALALFGLGLLGMGGVARRKAKATA; the protein is encoded by the coding sequence ATGATTAAGTCAGCTAAGAAAATGTTTTATCCTGCAGCACTAGCCGCAGGCGTATTGTTAAGCTCAAGTGCAATGGCATTTGAGGACTTTCAAATAACTGAAAGTTCAGTGCCTGGCGCTGCAGTAAACACTTTCACTGCTGACCGTATTGTAGGTGGTTATCAGGAGATCGTTACTTTTGGTGCGGGTACATTTGATGTATCTATTCTTTGGACTGCGGGTCAGTTCTTTGATGATGGTACTGGTATTGCGAGTCAAGTAGGTGGTTTTGGTCCTAACACGTACGACATGTACGGATTGTTCCAAGCAAGCGGTACTTTCGTTTCTAATGGTGCTGGTGGTTCACTCTTCTCTTTTAACAGCGGTGGAACACTAGACCTGTTAATCGATGCGGATAAAGATAATGCGTACACAGCACCGTTAACGGGTGACTTGGCGTGGACTGCAACCGGTAATACAGCTGATGATATCTTGCTTGCTACTGGTGAAGTATTAAGCGGTGCGGGTGTTTTAGATCCTACGCTTAGCACATGTGGTCCTGGTGTAAACTGTGGTAGCTTCGGTACTAACACTGATTTCAATCTAACAGATGCAGGTAAAGACTTCTTTACAGCTCCTGTTCCTTTCTACAACGTATCTTTCCAGTCAGGGCAGTTTGACCAGTTCAATGTTTCTGGAACACAGTCAATCGTAGGTTCTTTGGATGCGGTATTTAACGTTCCAGAGCCAAGCGCTTTAGCGTTGTTTGGTTTAGGTTTATTAGGTATGGGTGGTGTTGCAAGACGTAAAGCTAAAGCAACAGCTTAA
- a CDS encoding GNAT family N-acetyltransferase codes for MDNNNIERRRAVRLRRSNLIDSLDSCAITFKIAQSTEEIEKAYELVWDSYVQAGLQSDTGDKIRFTKYHLLPNTRILIAVYHPELDKEKPNFSKLDEGSLIIGTLTIVTDSSLGLPMEEICGNNIKQLRKEGHRLIEVTSLAINPDYRKHNIAMYLYKLMFEFVRHKNATDVACSVTKKHLSFYRRMLLFRPIGEVKKYAAANQLETQCHILNIPEAESAAEKVYNSDHFDANLFTFFFTDTPEADRLKGEGVAQTPEQLKYFLSERTQMLSQLDGPTINLLREEHKKSSSVFPF; via the coding sequence GTGGATAACAACAATATTGAACGTCGACGTGCAGTTAGGTTACGTAGAAGCAACCTGATTGATAGCCTCGACAGTTGCGCAATTACTTTTAAGATAGCCCAATCAACAGAAGAAATTGAAAAAGCTTACGAACTAGTTTGGGACTCTTATGTCCAAGCAGGGCTTCAGAGCGACACCGGTGATAAGATACGTTTCACCAAATATCATTTATTACCCAATACGCGCATTCTGATTGCGGTTTATCATCCTGAACTAGACAAAGAAAAGCCAAACTTTTCTAAACTAGATGAAGGAAGCCTAATAATTGGAACACTGACTATCGTTACAGATTCTTCTTTAGGATTACCTATGGAGGAGATTTGCGGCAACAACATTAAACAATTACGAAAAGAAGGGCATCGCTTAATAGAAGTCACTTCATTAGCGATCAACCCTGATTATCGCAAGCATAATATTGCCATGTACCTTTACAAGCTAATGTTTGAATTTGTGAGGCATAAAAATGCAACTGATGTTGCCTGCTCTGTCACGAAGAAGCACTTAAGCTTCTACAGAAGAATGCTGTTATTCAGACCGATTGGTGAAGTGAAAAAATATGCAGCAGCGAACCAACTGGAAACACAATGTCATATTTTAAACATACCTGAAGCAGAATCTGCAGCTGAAAAAGTTTATAACTCGGACCACTTTGATGCTAATTTATTCACATTTTTCTTTACCGATACACCTGAGGCAGACCGCCTTAAAGGCGAAGGAGTAGCTCAAACTCCGGAGCAACTAAAGTACTTTTTATCTGAACGAACTCAGATGCTCAGCCAACTAGATGGGCCCACAATAAATTTATTGAGAGAAGAACACAAAAAATCTTCTTCTGTCTTTCCTTTCTGA